From a single Fulvivirga ulvae genomic region:
- a CDS encoding vWA domain-containing protein: MIKKALHIVLLLLLLANPGYTQEVQQQLPDKTRILFLLDGSGSMLAGWGETNRITAAKELLGDLVDSLKANPKLELALRVYGHLYRRSSQNCKDTRLEVGFGKNNHNQIINELKTIEPKGTTPIAYSLEQAANDFPSTAGYRNIVIIITDGIESCDGDPCAVSLALQKRGIFLKPFIIGIGMGQDFREQFKCIGEYYDAKDISSFQKALAKAVSTSLDKTTASIELLDVNKRPRETNVNVSFINNFTKEPAFDFVHYRDPQGRPDSVQLDPVLTYDVVVNTLPPVIERNVNLIPGKHNVITISSPQGKLSIKQKSASTYQNGVRAIIRERGKTAIVNIHDINTQQQYLVGKYDVEVLTTPRRHFRNVEITQDQTTTLTLPDPGLLNLYNNAPGYGSIYEIDESGRQEWVYDLAHDQSRISLALQPGTYKIVFRVDKAPGSKYTAIKTLTIESGRSAVVKLFN, from the coding sequence TTGATAAAAAAGGCACTACATATCGTCCTCCTTCTGCTTTTACTGGCAAACCCAGGCTATACCCAGGAAGTTCAGCAGCAGCTGCCTGACAAAACCCGGATATTGTTTTTGCTTGATGGCTCAGGGAGTATGCTAGCCGGCTGGGGCGAAACTAACAGAATAACAGCAGCCAAAGAGCTGCTCGGAGACTTGGTGGACTCGCTGAAAGCCAATCCAAAGCTTGAACTGGCCCTTCGGGTATATGGCCATCTTTATCGCCGGTCAAGCCAGAACTGTAAGGATACCAGGCTTGAAGTAGGTTTCGGCAAGAACAATCATAATCAGATCATTAATGAGCTTAAAACCATAGAGCCGAAAGGCACCACTCCTATTGCATATTCATTAGAGCAGGCGGCAAATGATTTTCCGTCAACGGCAGGCTACAGAAACATTGTGATCATCATAACGGATGGCATCGAGTCGTGCGACGGTGATCCCTGTGCGGTATCTCTGGCCTTGCAAAAGAGAGGTATTTTCCTGAAGCCGTTTATTATAGGTATCGGTATGGGGCAGGACTTCAGAGAGCAGTTCAAGTGTATCGGTGAATATTACGATGCAAAAGATATCAGTTCATTCCAAAAAGCACTGGCCAAAGCAGTAAGCACCAGTCTTGATAAAACTACAGCTAGCATTGAGTTGCTAGATGTTAACAAAAGGCCCAGGGAGACCAATGTCAATGTTTCATTTATCAACAACTTTACCAAAGAGCCTGCCTTCGACTTTGTACATTACCGTGACCCTCAGGGGCGGCCTGATTCCGTGCAGCTTGACCCTGTTTTGACATACGACGTGGTGGTAAATACTCTGCCACCGGTAATTGAACGAAATGTAAATTTAATACCAGGAAAACATAACGTAATCACCATCTCCTCTCCCCAGGGAAAACTTTCTATCAAGCAAAAATCCGCATCAACTTATCAAAATGGTGTAAGGGCTATAATCAGGGAAAGAGGCAAAACAGCTATTGTTAATATTCACGATATCAATACCCAGCAGCAATACCTTGTGGGTAAATATGATGTGGAAGTGCTGACTACTCCCCGCAGGCATTTCAGGAATGTGGAAATTACGCAGGACCAGACTACCACACTTACACTACCTGACCCAGGACTGCTAAACCTTTACAATAACGCTCCCGGATATGGTAGCATATACGAAATAGACGAATCGGGCAGACAGGAATGGGTCTACGACCTCGCTCACGACCAGTCAAGAATTAGCCTTGCCTTGCAACCCGGAACCTATAAAATTGTATTCAGAGTAGACAAAGCACCGGGCAGTAAATATACTGCCATCAAAACATTAACCATAGAATCCGGAAGGTCGGCAGTAGTCAAACTCTTTAACTGA
- a CDS encoding helix-turn-helix domain-containing protein, whose product MNYEIIPPPTRLSPFIRFYWILESNEPYLHRGLADGCAEMIFHYDGIFDELGDNNLREKSFSSGLHGPTRKVRRFIIDRGFGIFGVYIYPFAIQRLFSLPTIAVSNEMPDLKTLLGTTGDRLEEQIMMASNNYERANILSTFFEHQLTKTRQVPANISVAVHQMLNSKGIVDIPALAEYCCLSLRQFERKFKEYSGFSPKLYSRIIRFQTAAAQYGNYGKSLTEIAYQCGYYDQSHFINDFKEFSGFNPSTYFSGEAEGTAWRDSEMS is encoded by the coding sequence ATGAACTATGAGATTATTCCGCCACCGACAAGATTATCCCCTTTCATTCGCTTTTACTGGATATTGGAAAGCAATGAACCTTATTTACACCGCGGCCTGGCAGATGGTTGTGCCGAAATGATCTTTCACTACGACGGCATTTTTGATGAGCTGGGCGATAATAACCTGAGAGAAAAATCATTTTCATCCGGTCTGCATGGCCCCACAAGAAAAGTAAGACGGTTTATTATTGATAGAGGGTTTGGAATCTTTGGAGTTTATATTTATCCGTTTGCAATACAAAGACTTTTCTCTTTACCCACCATTGCAGTAAGCAACGAAATGCCTGATTTAAAGACTCTGTTAGGTACGACCGGCGACAGGCTGGAGGAGCAAATTATGATGGCTTCCAACAACTATGAAAGAGCAAATATTCTATCAACATTTTTTGAGCATCAGCTAACCAAAACCCGGCAGGTACCTGCTAATATTTCAGTTGCCGTTCACCAGATGCTCAACAGCAAAGGAATTGTAGACATTCCTGCACTGGCGGAATATTGCTGCCTGTCTTTGCGCCAGTTTGAAAGAAAATTTAAAGAATACTCAGGTTTTAGTCCCAAATTATACTCACGGATAATCAGGTTCCAGACAGCCGCAGCCCAATACGGCAACTATGGGAAAAGCCTGACGGAGATCGCTTATCAATGTGGTTATTATGACCAATCACATTTTATCAATGACTTCAAGGAGTTTTCCGGTTTCAACCCTTCAACCTACTTTTCCGGTGAAGCAGAAGGGACAGCATGGCGGGATAGTGAAATGTCGTAA
- a CDS encoding VOC family protein, producing the protein MKIPENYLPIMPYLILKGADKFADFMKTVFGAQDQLVVPGERGIMHGELRIGDAVVMYAEAGDEFTTSPSGMFIYVENVDSVFAKALRHGATKLQKVEKRDYGYGGGFQDPFGNQWWVNES; encoded by the coding sequence ATGAAAATACCGGAGAATTATTTACCGATTATGCCCTACCTCATACTAAAAGGGGCAGACAAATTCGCTGATTTTATGAAAACTGTTTTTGGTGCCCAGGATCAGCTTGTTGTACCAGGTGAACGGGGTATTATGCATGGTGAACTGAGAATAGGTGACGCCGTAGTTATGTATGCAGAAGCTGGTGATGAGTTCACCACTTCACCGTCAGGCATGTTCATCTACGTTGAAAATGTAGACTCAGTATTTGCAAAAGCCCTCCGGCACGGTGCAACAAAACTTCAGAAAGTTGAAAAAAGGGACTATGGCTATGGCGGCGGGTTTCAGGATCCGTTCGGCAACCAGTGGTGGGTTAATGAGAGTTGA
- a CDS encoding 3'-5' exonuclease, with product MNLKLRNPLTFFDLETTGTNVVSDRIVELSVVKVMPNGETITKTSKVNPTIPIPHETSLIHGIYDEDVKDLPTFKNIAKSLAKFLEGSDLAGFNILKFDVPMLVEEFLRAGVDFDVSKRKLVDAQKIFHMMEKRTLSAAYKFYCDKELDGAHSAEADTLATFEVLMAQVEKYEGQDVVDNLGKKLGVLKNDVQALHDLTASNMVDLAGRIILKDGIECFNFGKHRNRSVVEVFGKEPSYYEWMMKGDFPQDTKRRLTEIKLRAFSKLTGK from the coding sequence ATGAATTTAAAGCTAAGAAACCCGCTAACATTTTTTGACCTTGAAACCACGGGTACCAATGTGGTCAGTGATCGAATAGTGGAGCTATCAGTGGTAAAAGTAATGCCCAATGGAGAAACCATAACGAAGACTTCAAAAGTTAACCCTACTATCCCCATACCTCACGAAACAAGTCTGATCCATGGCATCTATGATGAGGATGTAAAAGATCTTCCTACGTTTAAAAATATTGCAAAGAGTCTGGCTAAGTTCCTAGAAGGTTCGGATCTGGCAGGCTTCAATATTTTGAAGTTTGATGTACCTATGCTGGTCGAAGAGTTTTTACGCGCAGGTGTTGACTTTGATGTCAGCAAAAGAAAGTTAGTAGATGCACAGAAAATCTTTCATATGATGGAGAAAAGGACGCTATCTGCAGCATATAAGTTTTATTGCGATAAAGAACTTGATGGCGCCCATAGTGCAGAAGCAGACACGCTCGCAACTTTTGAGGTACTGATGGCCCAGGTTGAAAAATATGAAGGACAGGACGTAGTGGACAACCTTGGTAAAAAACTGGGTGTTCTAAAAAATGATGTCCAGGCTTTGCATGACCTTACTGCCTCTAATATGGTTGACCTCGCCGGACGTATTATCCTGAAAGATGGTATAGAATGCTTTAACTTTGGAAAGCATAGAAACAGATCAGTTGTTGAGGTATTTGGAAAAGAACCCAGCTACTACGAATGGATGATGAAAGGTGATTTCCCTCAGGATACAAAACGCCGCTTAACCGAGATTAAGCTTCGGGCATTCAGTAAGCTTACTGGCAAGTGA
- a CDS encoding transketolase family protein, producing the protein MAKFTFSEKKDTRSGFGDGLLEVGKKNDKVVGLCADLIGSLKMGDFKKEFPERFFQVGIAEANMIGLAAGMTIGGKIPFTGTFANFSTGRVYDQIRQSVAYSGKNVKICASHAGLTLGEDGATHQILEDVGMMKMLPHMTVIVPCDYNQTKAATIAIAEHEGPVYLRFGRPKWPVFTPADEKFEIGKAIKMVEGSDVTIFANGHMVWQAILAEEILAEKGISAEIINIHTIKPLDTQAILDSVKKTGCAVTAEEHQINGGLGESVASTLTANYPAPVEMVAVKDSFGESGTPEELLDKYGLGPNDIVEAALKVISRKK; encoded by the coding sequence GTGGCTAAATTTACATTTTCAGAAAAAAAAGATACGCGTTCAGGCTTTGGAGACGGCTTATTGGAGGTCGGCAAAAAAAATGACAAAGTTGTTGGCCTTTGTGCAGACCTTATCGGGTCATTAAAAATGGGTGACTTCAAAAAAGAGTTTCCCGAAAGGTTCTTTCAGGTAGGCATTGCAGAAGCTAACATGATCGGATTGGCGGCAGGTATGACTATTGGCGGCAAAATCCCTTTTACAGGTACCTTTGCCAACTTTTCGACCGGAAGGGTTTATGATCAAATCAGGCAATCGGTAGCCTATTCAGGCAAAAATGTTAAAATATGTGCTTCCCATGCCGGGTTAACCCTCGGAGAAGATGGCGCCACTCACCAGATACTGGAAGATGTAGGTATGATGAAAATGCTACCTCACATGACAGTGATTGTACCTTGTGACTACAATCAAACCAAAGCGGCTACAATAGCCATTGCCGAACATGAAGGCCCTGTTTACCTGAGATTCGGAAGACCGAAATGGCCTGTTTTTACTCCAGCAGATGAAAAATTTGAAATAGGTAAAGCCATAAAGATGGTTGAAGGTTCAGATGTTACCATCTTTGCCAACGGTCATATGGTTTGGCAGGCTATTCTGGCAGAAGAAATACTGGCAGAAAAAGGTATCAGCGCTGAGATCATTAACATCCACACTATTAAGCCCCTTGATACACAGGCAATTCTTGATTCAGTGAAGAAAACTGGTTGTGCTGTTACTGCCGAGGAGCATCAGATCAATGGCGGTTTGGGAGAAAGTGTAGCCTCTACCTTAACTGCCAACTATCCTGCGCCTGTTGAAATGGTGGCTGTTAAGGATTCATTCGGAGAAAGCGGAACCCCTGAAGAGTTACTGGACAAATACGGACTTGGCCCTAACGACATTGTTGAGGCTGCTCTTAAGGTCATTTCAAGAAAAAAATAA
- a CDS encoding M48 family metallopeptidase encodes MIKKIIVIFLLGLFLYSCATVPVTGRRQLSLVPNSEILPLSYDQYSQVLKENKLSDNQQWTAMVKNAGERIKVAVEQYMKQKGLSDQLSGYSWEFNLIESETVNAWCMPGGKVAFYTGIMPICKDEKGVAVVMGHEVAHAIANHGRERMSEGLVANLGLSSLSAAMGQNPTMTQQLLLQSVGIGTQLGMLSFSRTHESEADEIGLIFMAMAGYDPREAPKFWERMSAQGSGQRPPEFLSTHPHPETRIADLNKSMEEALKYYKPQ; translated from the coding sequence ATGATTAAGAAAATAATAGTAATTTTTCTGCTAGGGCTATTTTTATATAGCTGTGCGACTGTTCCGGTAACCGGCAGAAGACAATTAAGCCTGGTGCCAAATTCTGAAATTCTGCCTTTGAGTTATGATCAGTATAGCCAGGTATTGAAAGAAAACAAACTGTCTGACAATCAGCAATGGACGGCGATGGTGAAAAACGCAGGGGAGAGAATAAAAGTGGCAGTGGAACAATACATGAAGCAAAAGGGACTGTCAGATCAACTTAGCGGATACTCCTGGGAGTTTAATCTGATAGAGTCTGAAACTGTAAATGCATGGTGCATGCCTGGCGGTAAAGTAGCCTTCTATACCGGCATTATGCCTATATGTAAAGATGAAAAAGGTGTAGCTGTAGTTATGGGACATGAAGTGGCTCATGCTATTGCGAATCATGGCCGTGAGCGTATGAGCGAGGGACTTGTCGCAAACCTTGGCTTGAGTTCGCTAAGTGCGGCAATGGGGCAGAATCCAACCATGACTCAGCAATTACTTCTGCAATCTGTAGGTATTGGTACGCAATTAGGTATGCTGAGCTTTTCGCGCACACACGAATCTGAGGCCGACGAAATAGGTCTTATATTCATGGCCATGGCCGGGTATGATCCGAGAGAGGCTCCTAAGTTTTGGGAAAGAATGTCTGCTCAGGGTAGTGGTCAGCGCCCTCCCGAATTTCTTTCTACACACCCTCATCCGGAAACGAGAATAGCTGATTTAAACAAAAGTATGGAAGAGGCATTGAAGTACTACAAGCCTCAGTAA
- a CDS encoding M23 family metallopeptidase translates to MKLGRSILLVTVGLFSGTFVHGQLEENHMYKESYYLFPIKPGVRNTLAGTMGELRSSHFHSGIDIRTESRIGLPVHASATGFISRVSVSTSGYGNALYIQHPNGHTTVYAHLDHFNGAVAQYVREEQYKRKTFELNLYFRKGQFEVNKGDIIAFGGNSGSSGGPHLHFDLRDKNQKPLNPLKYGFSEIWDRTPPEAHKVALKTLDKNARVNGQFGRFEFKVRRIGNDYVIDQPIEVSGTIGAELYAYDKLDNSRFRCGINLISMEVDDKELFRSEISTFSFAEQRNILKHMNYPDLYETGERFHKLYIDDGNELKFYSTDTNKGRLTINGDGEHTVKVIMTDSYNNVSNLKFKLKRGNSGQEKTTVYGHTSGSAIDLVDNTLVIKAPLNNTSHTVIYTPEMRELQPSYIIGGNQAVYLWDMKEGLPHSVDINGTNELLHYKEMVKPGASYRYYSDKMDIYFPKDALFDTLYLQSAYNFIETDKSEEFSVGDVQVPLKKYISITLKPQISYQKPDKYSVYAIDSKGNAYYKGGEWEYGRVTFWTRNFGKFAILEDTIPPRITPVNVNSKELKFKISDERSGIDSFKCYVNNEWVLMNYDYKTHLIWSEKLDITQPFSGEVKLIVTDNQGNEQLYITRL, encoded by the coding sequence TTGAAGTTAGGTAGAAGTATTTTATTAGTCACAGTTGGGTTATTCTCAGGCACATTCGTTCATGGTCAGTTGGAAGAGAACCATATGTACAAAGAGAGTTATTACCTTTTTCCAATAAAACCCGGAGTTAGAAATACGCTGGCCGGTACTATGGGTGAGTTGCGCTCTTCTCACTTTCACAGTGGTATCGACATCCGAACGGAAAGCAGGATCGGGCTTCCCGTACATGCTTCTGCCACAGGGTTTATTTCTCGCGTTTCCGTCTCTACCTCAGGCTATGGGAATGCCCTTTACATACAACATCCCAACGGTCATACTACAGTCTATGCACATCTCGACCATTTTAACGGCGCAGTTGCCCAATATGTAAGGGAGGAGCAGTATAAAAGAAAGACATTCGAACTCAATCTATACTTTAGAAAAGGCCAATTTGAGGTCAATAAAGGCGATATCATTGCTTTTGGGGGCAACAGCGGATCATCAGGAGGCCCGCACCTTCACTTTGACCTGAGAGATAAGAACCAAAAACCATTGAACCCCTTGAAATATGGCTTTAGTGAAATTTGGGACCGCACCCCTCCCGAAGCACACAAAGTAGCGCTTAAAACACTAGATAAAAATGCTCGAGTCAACGGGCAGTTTGGCAGGTTTGAATTTAAAGTACGCAGGATTGGCAACGACTATGTAATCGATCAGCCTATTGAAGTAAGCGGTACCATTGGGGCAGAACTTTATGCCTATGACAAACTGGACAACTCCAGATTTAGATGTGGCATAAACCTAATTTCCATGGAAGTAGATGACAAAGAACTTTTCAGGTCCGAAATCAGCACATTCTCCTTTGCGGAACAAAGAAACATACTAAAACACATGAACTATCCTGACCTATATGAAACAGGAGAACGATTTCACAAGCTATATATTGATGACGGTAATGAGCTGAAGTTTTATTCTACAGATACCAATAAGGGCCGTCTTACGATCAACGGAGATGGGGAGCATACGGTTAAAGTGATTATGACAGACAGCTATAATAATGTTAGCAACCTGAAATTCAAACTAAAACGGGGAAATAGCGGACAAGAAAAAACTACTGTTTACGGCCATACTTCAGGAAGCGCAATAGATCTTGTGGACAATACGCTGGTGATAAAAGCTCCGTTAAATAACACCAGCCATACTGTAATCTATACTCCGGAGATGCGTGAGTTGCAGCCCTCATATATCATTGGAGGAAACCAGGCAGTGTACCTTTGGGATATGAAGGAAGGACTCCCTCACTCGGTAGACATTAACGGTACTAATGAATTACTACATTATAAAGAAATGGTGAAACCGGGTGCATCGTATAGGTACTATAGTGATAAGATGGATATTTACTTCCCAAAAGACGCTCTTTTTGATACACTTTATTTGCAATCAGCTTATAACTTTATCGAAACGGACAAAAGCGAAGAATTTTCTGTTGGTGATGTTCAGGTACCCCTAAAAAAATATATATCAATAACCCTAAAACCTCAGATCAGCTATCAGAAACCGGATAAATACTCCGTTTATGCCATAGATAGTAAAGGCAATGCTTATTATAAAGGTGGAGAATGGGAATATGGAAGAGTCACATTCTGGACACGCAACTTTGGTAAATTTGCTATCCTGGAAGACACTATTCCCCCCAGAATAACTCCAGTGAATGTCAACAGCAAAGAATTAAAATTTAAGATTAGTGACGAAAGATCAGGTATTGACAGCTTTAAGTGCTATGTAAACAATGAATGGGTTTTGATGAACTATGATTATAAAACACACCTGATCTGGTCAGAAAAACTGGACATTACTCAACCGTTTTCAGGTGAAGTAAAATTAATTGTAACTGATAACCAGGGTAACGAACAGCTTTATATTACCAGGCTGTAA
- a CDS encoding UDP-N-acetylmuramate--L-alanine ligase translates to MDSNSQNIHFIAIGGSIMHNLAIALHKKGYNISGSDDEIFEPSKSKLGKHGLLPKEEGWNPDRITTDLDAVILGMHARKDNPELLRAKELGIKIYSFPDYLYEQSQDKQRVVIAGSHGKTTITSIIIHVLKFFNRKFDFAVGAQIEGFDTMVQLSDAPVIIIEGDEYLSSPIDDSPKFLKYHHHIGLISGVAWDHINVFPSEEKYVRQFDKFADASPKGGTLIFCEEDPMATVIGSKEREDVLGIGYKTHPYIIENGTTLLTYGNENIPIKLFGKHNLQNINGAKEVLKKIGISEDQFYLAIQSFQGAAKRLEYVKENDSTAIIKDYAHAPSKVRATTLAVKEQYPERDLVACLELHTFSSLNKDFLKEYNGTMKCANVAVIYYNPATIAHKRLDPISKDDIKKGFNDPDINVFDNIDEMLDFLQKEDWTDKNLLMMSSGTFNDLDFEKLPTLLN, encoded by the coding sequence ATGGATAGTAACTCACAGAATATACACTTTATCGCCATAGGTGGCAGCATCATGCATAATCTTGCCATCGCTTTACACAAAAAAGGATATAATATCAGCGGTTCAGACGATGAGATCTTCGAACCCTCAAAAAGTAAATTGGGGAAGCATGGCCTTTTACCCAAAGAAGAGGGTTGGAATCCTGACAGGATCACTACCGATCTGGATGCTGTGATCCTGGGGATGCATGCAAGAAAGGACAACCCTGAACTGCTAAGAGCTAAAGAGCTTGGGATAAAAATATATTCATTCCCGGACTATCTTTATGAGCAATCTCAGGACAAACAGCGGGTAGTAATAGCAGGAAGTCATGGAAAAACCACTATTACCTCCATCATTATACATGTGCTCAAATTTTTTAACCGTAAGTTTGACTTTGCTGTAGGAGCCCAGATCGAGGGCTTTGATACTATGGTGCAGCTTTCCGATGCCCCCGTTATCATCATAGAAGGTGATGAGTATCTTTCCTCCCCGATTGATGATTCTCCAAAATTCCTAAAATATCATCATCATATAGGGCTTATAAGTGGAGTTGCATGGGACCATATTAATGTATTCCCTTCTGAAGAAAAGTATGTAAGGCAGTTTGACAAGTTTGCTGATGCCTCCCCAAAAGGCGGTACTTTGATTTTCTGTGAAGAAGATCCTATGGCAACAGTCATTGGCAGCAAGGAAAGAGAAGATGTACTCGGCATTGGTTATAAAACGCATCCGTATATCATCGAAAATGGCACAACGTTACTAACCTATGGCAATGAAAACATCCCTATCAAACTATTTGGTAAACATAACCTTCAGAACATTAATGGTGCAAAAGAGGTATTAAAGAAGATCGGTATTTCAGAAGACCAGTTCTACCTTGCAATCCAGAGTTTTCAGGGAGCGGCTAAAAGGCTGGAATACGTCAAAGAAAACGACAGCACCGCCATTATAAAGGACTACGCTCATGCTCCGTCTAAAGTACGTGCCACCACACTTGCTGTAAAAGAACAATATCCGGAAAGAGACCTGGTTGCCTGCCTTGAATTACACACCTTTAGCAGCCTGAACAAAGACTTTCTAAAGGAGTATAATGGCACTATGAAGTGTGCCAATGTGGCGGTTATTTATTACAATCCGGCAACGATTGCCCATAAACGTCTCGATCCTATTTCGAAAGATGATATTAAAAAAGGATTCAACGACCCTGATATCAATGTATTTGACAACATTGATGAGATGCTGGATTTCTTGCAAAAAGAGGACTGGACAGATAAAAACCTTTTAATGATGAGTTCAGGTACATTTAATGATCTCGACTTTGAAAAGTTGCCAACTTTGCTAAACTAA
- the bcp gene encoding thioredoxin-dependent thiol peroxidase yields MELKPGDKAPDFEVNDQDGAPVKLSDYKGKKVALYFYPKDNTPGCTAEACNLRDNYAELQKQGYEILGVSTDSEKSHKKFIEKQELPFKLLADTEKQIHEKYGTWIEKQMYGRKYMGTARHTFIIDEDGKIEKIIDKVKTKEHATQILG; encoded by the coding sequence ATGGAACTCAAACCAGGCGACAAAGCGCCGGATTTTGAAGTCAATGATCAGGATGGCGCTCCTGTAAAATTGTCGGATTACAAAGGAAAAAAAGTTGCACTATACTTCTACCCGAAAGACAATACTCCGGGATGTACGGCAGAGGCTTGCAATCTGAGAGATAACTATGCTGAACTGCAGAAACAGGGCTATGAAATACTTGGTGTAAGTACTGACAGTGAAAAATCGCACAAGAAATTTATAGAAAAGCAGGAGCTTCCATTCAAGCTATTGGCTGATACAGAAAAACAAATCCATGAAAAGTACGGCACATGGATAGAAAAGCAAATGTATGGTAGAAAATATATGGGTACAGCAAGACATACTTTTATCATTGACGAAGATGGAAAAATCGAAAAGATCATCGACAAGGTAAAAACAAAGGAGCATGCAACCCAGATCCTCGGATAA
- a CDS encoding transketolase: MNQPNIEELEKIASQVRRDILRMVHAVQSGHPGGSLGCTEYFVALYFHIMKHSKNFNADGIGEDLFFLSNGHISPVWYSTLARSGYFDISELATFRKLDSRLQGHPATEEGLPGIRVASGSLGQGLSVAIGAAQVKKLNNDNHHVYVLMGDGEQQEGQVWEAAMYAAHNKVDNIIATIDYNGQQIDGPLKEVLDLQDLKAKWEAFGWHVIESYGNDMESLIVKIKEARSLTGKGKPVLNLMTTEMGHGVDFMMGSHKWHGVAPNDEQLEQALAQLEETFQDY, translated from the coding sequence ATGAACCAGCCCAACATTGAAGAATTAGAAAAAATTGCCTCTCAGGTAAGAAGAGATATTTTAAGAATGGTACATGCCGTACAGTCAGGCCACCCTGGTGGTTCACTAGGTTGTACAGAGTATTTTGTAGCCCTGTACTTTCATATCATGAAACATAGTAAGAACTTCAATGCTGATGGTATCGGTGAAGACCTGTTCTTTTTATCAAATGGTCACATCTCCCCTGTCTGGTACAGCACATTGGCCAGAAGCGGGTATTTTGATATTTCTGAACTGGCTACTTTCAGAAAGCTGGACAGCAGATTGCAGGGCCATCCTGCTACGGAAGAAGGCCTTCCTGGTATACGCGTTGCATCTGGCTCTTTGGGACAGGGATTGTCTGTAGCGATTGGGGCAGCACAAGTCAAGAAACTTAACAATGACAATCACCATGTATACGTACTCATGGGTGATGGAGAGCAGCAGGAAGGACAAGTGTGGGAAGCTGCTATGTATGCAGCACATAACAAAGTAGATAACATTATAGCTACTATAGACTACAATGGGCAGCAAATAGACGGCCCTCTCAAGGAGGTACTGGACCTGCAGGACCTGAAGGCCAAATGGGAAGCTTTTGGCTGGCATGTAATAGAGAGCTATGGCAATGACATGGAATCACTTATTGTAAAGATAAAAGAAGCCCGTTCCCTGACAGGCAAAGGTAAACCGGTATTGAACCTGATGACCACTGAAATGGGACATGGTGTGGATTTCATGATGGGATCACACAAATGGCATGGTGTTGCCCCTAACGACGAGCAACTGGAGCAGGCGCTGGCCCAGCTCGAAGAAACATTCCAAGATTATTAA
- a CDS encoding fumarylacetoacetate hydrolase family protein has protein sequence MKILAIGRNYAEHIAELNNERPDEPVIFTKPDTALLKNNQPFYYPDFSKDVHHEVELVIRICKEGKNIQEQFAQKYYDHIGIGIDFTARDLQQKAKEKGLPWDIAKGFNDSAPVSDFRPIADFGDINNINFSLTIDGEIKQQGNTKLMLFGFDYMVSYLSRFFTLKKGDLIFTGTPKGVGPVHIGNTVAAFIEDEKLLEFEVR, from the coding sequence ATGAAAATACTTGCCATAGGCCGTAATTATGCCGAGCACATTGCCGAGTTGAATAATGAGAGACCTGATGAACCTGTAATATTTACAAAGCCTGACACGGCGTTACTAAAAAATAATCAGCCATTTTATTACCCTGATTTCAGTAAAGATGTGCACCATGAAGTAGAGTTGGTGATCAGAATCTGTAAAGAAGGGAAAAATATTCAGGAACAATTTGCCCAAAAATACTATGATCATATAGGTATAGGCATTGATTTTACTGCCAGAGACTTGCAGCAAAAGGCTAAAGAAAAGGGATTACCCTGGGACATAGCCAAAGGATTTAATGACTCTGCACCTGTTTCTGACTTCAGGCCCATAGCTGATTTTGGAGATATAAATAATATAAATTTTAGCCTTACCATTGATGGTGAGATCAAACAGCAGGGTAATACCAAACTTATGTTATTCGGCTTTGACTATATGGTTTCTTATTTGTCAAGGTTTTTCACGTTAAAAAAGGGAGATTTAATTTTTACAGGAACTCCCAAGGGGGTCGGCCCTGTTCATATTGGAAATACAGTAGCAGCATTTATAGAGGATGAAAAATTATTGGAATTTGAAGTTAGGTAG